One segment of Streptomyces sp. NA02950 DNA contains the following:
- a CDS encoding phosphatase PAP2 family protein, whose amino-acid sequence MGEATVRTPEGRTATPPPIAATGAYPAGHTTLMSRLRTPRRPRLWFEIVLIAISYWTYSLVRNAVPEQKTEALRNAGWIWEWEHRLGMSFEHGVNHAIDSISWLIVGMNYYYATLHFIVTICVLVWLYHWHPGRYAAIRLVLFATTGVALLGYYFFPLAPPRLMSGGHFIDTVVAHNTWGSMASGNLATMSNQYAAMPSMHIGWSLWCGIAIATLARPVWAKALGLLYPTVTLLVIVATANHFWMDAVGGVICLSIGFSLSYVWYGTTPARLPKQVSGRRVAAAEREGELRTA is encoded by the coding sequence ATGGGTGAAGCGACTGTGAGGACTCCGGAGGGCCGGACGGCCACCCCGCCACCCATCGCGGCGACCGGTGCCTACCCGGCGGGGCACACCACGCTGATGTCCCGGCTGCGCACGCCCCGCAGACCCCGTCTCTGGTTCGAGATCGTCCTGATCGCCATCAGCTACTGGACGTACTCCCTCGTCCGCAACGCCGTCCCGGAGCAGAAAACCGAGGCGCTGCGCAACGCGGGCTGGATCTGGGAGTGGGAGCACCGGCTCGGCATGTCCTTCGAGCACGGCGTCAACCACGCGATCGACTCGATCAGCTGGCTGATCGTGGGCATGAACTACTACTACGCCACGCTGCACTTCATCGTGACGATCTGTGTGCTGGTGTGGCTCTACCACTGGCACCCGGGCCGCTATGCCGCCATCCGGCTGGTGCTGTTCGCCACCACGGGCGTGGCGCTGCTCGGCTACTACTTCTTCCCGCTGGCCCCGCCGCGGCTGATGAGCGGCGGCCACTTCATCGACACCGTGGTGGCGCACAACACCTGGGGGTCGATGGCCTCGGGGAACCTGGCCACGATGTCCAACCAGTACGCGGCGATGCCCTCGATGCACATCGGCTGGTCGCTGTGGTGCGGGATCGCCATCGCCACGCTGGCCCGGCCGGTGTGGGCGAAGGCGCTGGGGCTGCTCTACCCGACCGTCACCCTGCTGGTGATCGTGGCAACGGCCAACCACTTCTGGATGGACGCGGTCGGCGGTGTCATCTGTCTGTCCATCGGCTTCTCGCTGTCCTACGTCTGGTACGGCACAACGCCCGCCCGGCTGCCCAAGCAGGTGAGCGGACGGCGGGTGGCGGCCGCTGAGCGCGAGGGCGAGCTGCGGACGGCCTGA
- a CDS encoding LacI family DNA-binding transcriptional regulator translates to MTARLADIAAQAGVSEATVSRVLNGRPGVAAATRESVLAALDVLGYERPVRLRRRSAGLVGLITPELENPIFPALAQVIGQALTRQGYTPVLATQTPGGSTEDELTEMLVDRGVAGIIFVSGLHADTSADMQRYDQLRGQGVPFVLVDGYAPAVRAPFISPDDRAAMLLAVTHLVSLGHTRIGLALGPKRFVPVLRKIEGFQQAMRDRLGVSPEESAELIQHSLFTLEGGQAAASALIDRGCTAVVCASDMMALGAIRAARQRGLGVPQDISVVGFDDSPLIAFTDPPLTTIRKPVQSMGQAAVRALLEEIGGTPAPPSEFVFLPELVVRGSTASAHGHPVRNGAVERTT, encoded by the coding sequence ATGACCGCACGGCTCGCTGACATCGCAGCCCAGGCGGGGGTCAGCGAAGCCACCGTCAGCCGCGTCCTCAATGGCAGGCCGGGGGTGGCCGCGGCCACCCGTGAGTCCGTCCTCGCCGCCCTGGACGTCCTCGGCTACGAGCGCCCGGTGCGGCTGCGCCGACGCAGCGCCGGTCTGGTGGGACTGATCACGCCCGAGCTGGAGAACCCGATATTCCCCGCGCTCGCCCAGGTGATCGGGCAGGCGCTGACCCGTCAGGGCTACACCCCGGTGCTGGCCACCCAGACCCCCGGCGGTTCGACGGAGGACGAGCTCACCGAGATGCTGGTGGACCGCGGAGTGGCCGGCATCATCTTCGTCTCCGGGCTGCACGCGGACACCTCGGCCGATATGCAGCGCTACGACCAGCTGCGCGGCCAGGGTGTTCCCTTCGTCCTGGTGGACGGTTACGCACCGGCGGTGCGGGCGCCGTTCATCTCCCCCGACGACCGGGCGGCGATGCTGCTGGCCGTCACCCATCTGGTCTCGCTCGGCCACACCCGGATCGGGCTGGCGCTGGGGCCCAAGCGGTTCGTCCCCGTGCTGCGCAAGATCGAGGGGTTCCAGCAGGCCATGCGGGACCGGCTGGGGGTCTCGCCGGAGGAGTCCGCGGAGCTGATCCAGCATTCGCTGTTCACCCTGGAGGGCGGTCAGGCGGCGGCGTCCGCGCTGATCGACCGGGGCTGTACGGCGGTGGTGTGCGCGAGCGACATGATGGCGCTGGGCGCCATACGGGCCGCCCGGCAGCGGGGTCTGGGGGTCCCTCAGGACATCTCGGTGGTCGGTTTCGACGACTCCCCGCTGATCGCCTTCACCGATCCGCCGCTGACCACCATCCGCAAACCGGTGCAGTCGATGGGGCAGGCGGCGGTGCGGGCGCTGCTGGAGGAGATCGGCGGCACTCCGGCCCCGCCCAGCGAGTTCGTCTTCCTGCCCGAGCTGGTCGTCCGCGGCTCGACCGCCTCGGCCCACGGCCACCCCGTACGGAACGGCGCCGTCGAGCGGACGACATAG
- a CDS encoding glycoside hydrolase family 13 protein, translating to MTQELTTSLQADAARPSGGPGWWRDAVIYQVYVRSFADSDGDGIGDLRGARERLPHLARLGADAVWLTPFYASPQADGGYDVADYRVVDPLFGTLADADDLVRTAHELGLRVIVDVVPNHTSDRHPWFRAALADRPGGAARDRYHFRRGRGADGQLPPNDWESVFGGPAWTRTTGPDGTPGEWYLHLFAPEQPDLNWDCPDVHQEFDSVLRFWLDLGVDGFRIDVAHGMVKAAGMPDIGRTEQAKLIGSQVLPFFDQDGVHEIHRSWRRLLDSYPGDRIGVAEAWAPSAERLALYVRPDELHQAFNFQFLKCPWDAEAMRTVIDESLAATASVGAPTTWVLSNHDVVRHTTRYADGGPAQGLRRARAAALLTLALPGSAYLYQGEELGLPEVVDLPDECRQDPAFFRTSADGQDGQDGQDGFRDGCRVPLPWSRSGTSYGFGPGGSWLPQPAEWAGLSVEAQTGDPGSTLELYRSALALRRELPGLGDGRMTWLTAPAGVLVLSRPGFVCTLNTLGEEVELPLPGRALLSSAPLTYRIATVRIPPDCCAWWAI from the coding sequence ATGACCCAGGAGCTCACGACCTCCCTCCAGGCCGACGCCGCACGACCGTCCGGGGGGCCCGGCTGGTGGCGCGACGCCGTCATCTACCAGGTGTATGTGCGGTCCTTCGCCGACAGCGACGGCGACGGCATCGGTGATCTGCGCGGGGCCCGCGAGCGGCTGCCGCATCTGGCCCGGCTGGGCGCGGACGCCGTCTGGCTGACCCCCTTCTACGCCTCCCCGCAGGCCGACGGCGGCTATGACGTCGCGGACTACCGCGTGGTCGATCCCCTCTTCGGCACCCTCGCCGACGCGGACGACCTGGTGCGCACCGCCCATGAACTGGGGCTGAGAGTGATCGTGGACGTGGTGCCGAACCACACCTCGGACCGCCACCCCTGGTTCCGCGCCGCGCTCGCCGACCGGCCCGGGGGAGCGGCCCGGGATCGCTACCACTTCCGGCGCGGCCGGGGCGCGGACGGCCAACTGCCGCCCAACGACTGGGAGTCGGTCTTCGGCGGCCCCGCCTGGACCCGTACCACCGGTCCGGACGGCACCCCGGGCGAGTGGTACCTCCACCTCTTCGCCCCCGAGCAGCCCGACCTCAACTGGGACTGTCCGGACGTGCACCAGGAGTTCGACTCGGTGCTGCGCTTCTGGCTGGACCTGGGGGTGGACGGCTTCCGCATCGATGTCGCCCACGGCATGGTCAAGGCGGCCGGGATGCCCGATATCGGCCGCACCGAACAGGCCAAGCTGATCGGCTCCCAGGTGCTGCCGTTCTTCGACCAGGACGGGGTGCATGAGATCCACCGCTCCTGGCGGCGGCTGCTGGACTCCTACCCCGGTGACCGGATCGGTGTGGCCGAGGCATGGGCGCCCAGCGCCGAGCGGCTGGCGCTGTACGTCCGCCCCGACGAGCTGCACCAGGCGTTCAACTTCCAGTTCCTCAAGTGCCCCTGGGACGCCGAGGCGATGCGCACGGTGATCGACGAGTCGCTGGCCGCGACCGCGTCCGTGGGCGCCCCCACCACCTGGGTGCTCTCCAACCACGACGTGGTCCGGCACACCACCCGCTACGCCGACGGCGGCCCGGCCCAGGGGCTGCGCCGGGCCCGTGCCGCGGCCCTGCTCACCCTGGCACTGCCCGGTTCGGCCTATCTCTACCAGGGCGAGGAGCTGGGCCTTCCGGAGGTCGTCGATCTGCCGGACGAGTGCCGCCAGGACCCGGCGTTCTTCCGTACCTCAGCCGACGGACAGGACGGCCAGGACGGTCAGGACGGCTTCCGCGACGGCTGCCGGGTGCCGCTGCCCTGGTCCCGCTCGGGCACCAGCTACGGCTTCGGCCCCGGCGGCAGCTGGCTGCCGCAGCCCGCCGAGTGGGCCGGGCTCTCGGTCGAGGCGCAGACCGGCGACCCGGGTTCTACGCTGGAGCTGTACCGCTCGGCACTCGCGCTGCGCCGGGAGCTGCCGGGCCTCGGCGACGGCCGGATGACCTGGCTCACCGCCCCGGCGGGGGTGCTGGTGCTGTCCCGCCCGGGGTTCGTGTGCACGCTGAACACCCTCGGGGAGGAGGTCGAACTTCCCCTTCCGGGACGCGCGCTGCTGTCCTCCGCGCCGCTCACGTACCGCATCGCTACGGTGCGCATTCCTCCTGACTGCTGCGCGTGGTGGGCAATCTGA
- a CDS encoding extracellular solute-binding protein — protein sequence MRRGIAATALVAAMALAATACGGDDGDNGGGKPGGKLSGTVTYWDTSNDAEKGTYKKLALGFEKEHPGVKVNYVNVPFGEALAKFKNAAGSGGSGAPDVLRTEVAWTHDLANIGYLAPLDGTAALAGESDYLPKAAAGTRFKGKTYAVPQVIDTLGLFYNKKMLKDAGVEPPKSWTELKAAAKKIKKKTGKTGLYLRGDDAYWYLPFLYGEGGDLLDTKAKKVTVDDKPGVKAFAAARDLVTSGAAETDATDGWDNMQNAIKNGDVAMTINGPWAIEDTLAGKAFKDKSNLGVVPVPAGSSGQGAPQGGQNLTVYAGSKNLDASYAFATYMSSAEVQARTTEELSLLPTRTSVYRNKTVAANANVKFFKDAVDKAVERPWIPEGNSLFQAILVQFPNVLTGKTSPEKAADSVGDAYRKLLKGDWK from the coding sequence ATGCGACGTGGCATAGCGGCCACTGCGCTCGTCGCGGCCATGGCGCTCGCGGCGACCGCATGCGGCGGTGACGACGGTGACAACGGCGGCGGCAAGCCGGGCGGCAAGCTCTCCGGCACCGTGACCTACTGGGACACTTCGAACGACGCCGAGAAGGGCACCTACAAGAAGCTCGCCCTCGGCTTCGAGAAGGAGCACCCCGGCGTCAAGGTCAACTACGTCAACGTGCCCTTCGGCGAGGCCCTGGCCAAGTTCAAGAACGCCGCGGGCTCCGGTGGCTCCGGCGCCCCCGACGTGCTGCGCACCGAGGTCGCCTGGACCCATGACCTGGCGAACATCGGCTATCTCGCCCCGCTGGACGGCACCGCCGCCCTCGCAGGCGAGTCCGACTATCTGCCCAAGGCCGCCGCGGGGACGAGGTTCAAGGGCAAGACCTACGCGGTGCCGCAGGTCATCGACACCCTCGGCCTCTTCTACAACAAGAAGATGCTCAAGGACGCCGGGGTCGAGCCGCCCAAGAGCTGGACCGAGCTCAAGGCCGCCGCCAAGAAGATCAAGAAGAAGACCGGCAAGACCGGTCTGTATCTGCGCGGCGACGACGCCTACTGGTACCTGCCCTTCCTCTACGGCGAGGGCGGCGATCTGCTCGACACCAAGGCCAAGAAGGTCACCGTCGACGACAAGCCCGGCGTGAAGGCGTTCGCCGCCGCCCGGGACCTGGTCACCTCGGGAGCGGCGGAGACCGACGCCACCGACGGCTGGGACAACATGCAGAACGCCATCAAGAACGGCGACGTCGCGATGACGATCAACGGGCCGTGGGCGATCGAGGACACCCTCGCGGGCAAGGCCTTCAAGGACAAGTCCAACCTCGGCGTGGTCCCGGTCCCGGCCGGCAGCAGCGGTCAGGGCGCCCCGCAGGGCGGCCAGAACCTCACCGTCTACGCGGGCTCCAAGAACCTGGACGCCTCCTACGCCTTCGCCACGTACATGAGCTCGGCCGAGGTGCAGGCCAGGACCACCGAGGAACTGAGCCTGCTGCCCACCCGTACCTCCGTCTACCGGAACAAGACGGTCGCGGCGAACGCCAATGTGAAGTTCTTCAAGGACGCCGTCGACAAGGCCGTCGAGCGCCCCTGGATCCCCGAGGGCAACAGCCTCTTCCAGGCGATCCTGGTGCAGTTCCCCAACGTCCTGACCGGCAAGACCTCCCCCGAGAAGGCGGCGGACTCCGTCGGCGACGCCTACCGCAAGCTCCTCAAGGGCGACTGGAAGTAA
- a CDS encoding carbohydrate ABC transporter permease, which produces MAVDTSRSVNPAAGAKSTRGRVRRTGDKPPGRIRSVLTRHWYAWAMVAPVVIVIGLIIGYPLVRGVYLSLTDANEANVERTIGVNHIPATYENVGLDNFKAILEDPVFWDRLSWTATWTVSCVAVTFVLGLGLAVLLNRRFAGRAVYRSLLILPWAVPAFVSVFAWRLLYNEKNGILNKVLEGGGIDGVPWLNDPTMAKISVIAVNIWLGVPFMLVALLGGLQSIPGELYEAAEMDGASPWQRFRHITLPGLRSVSSTVVLLSTIWTFNMFAVIYLLTRGGPGDSTEILVTYAYRLSFVNSPRDFAGASAWGVLILIILMLFAVVYRRSLRKQGEVW; this is translated from the coding sequence ATGGCTGTCGACACCAGCCGGTCGGTGAATCCGGCCGCGGGCGCCAAGAGCACCCGCGGCCGGGTCCGCAGGACCGGGGACAAACCGCCCGGCCGGATCCGTTCCGTACTGACCAGGCACTGGTACGCCTGGGCCATGGTCGCGCCCGTCGTGATCGTCATCGGGCTGATCATCGGCTATCCCCTGGTCCGCGGCGTCTATCTGTCGCTGACCGACGCCAACGAGGCCAATGTCGAGCGCACCATCGGGGTCAACCACATCCCCGCCACCTACGAGAACGTCGGGCTCGACAACTTCAAGGCCATCCTGGAGGACCCGGTCTTCTGGGACCGGCTGAGCTGGACGGCCACCTGGACCGTCTCCTGTGTCGCCGTCACCTTCGTGCTCGGCCTCGGCCTCGCCGTGCTGCTCAACCGCCGGTTCGCGGGCCGCGCCGTCTACCGGTCGCTGCTGATCCTGCCCTGGGCGGTGCCCGCCTTCGTCTCCGTCTTCGCCTGGCGACTGCTCTACAACGAGAAGAACGGCATCCTCAACAAGGTGCTGGAGGGTGGCGGCATCGACGGGGTGCCGTGGCTGAACGACCCCACCATGGCCAAGATCTCGGTGATCGCCGTGAACATCTGGCTCGGGGTGCCGTTCATGCTGGTCGCCCTGCTCGGCGGACTCCAGTCCATCCCCGGTGAGCTCTACGAGGCCGCCGAGATGGACGGCGCGAGCCCCTGGCAGCGGTTCCGCCACATCACCCTGCCCGGGCTGCGGTCGGTCAGCTCCACCGTGGTCCTGCTGTCGACCATCTGGACGTTCAACATGTTCGCGGTGATCTACCTGCTCACCCGCGGCGGGCCCGGGGACAGCACCGAGATCCTCGTGACGTACGCCTACCGGCTCTCGTTCGTCAACAGCCCCCGTGACTTCGCGGGCGCCTCCGCCTGGGGCGTGCTGATCCTGATCATCCTCATGCTCTTCGCGGTGGTCTACCGCCGTTCGCTCCGCAAGCAGGGAGAGGTCTGGTAG